Sequence from the Ziziphus jujuba cultivar Dongzao chromosome 9, ASM3175591v1 genome:
TGAATTCAATTCCCCATTTCCTGAAAACACAGATCTGAAAGAGAAGCAAGAGAGGGAGACATACCCCAGAAATGTAAGATGAGTGGACCGTTGAACAAGATCTGGACGGTGGTTCCGAACGAAATCGAGAAGGAGAAACTGCAGCCGGGGAATCACATCTATACATTGACACGAGCTAATACAAAATACCATGgtgatcttcttctttctccatTTCTTTTGAACGCATGCCTGCCTgagataatttaattttgtgcttcacgaaacttttcttttttatgtttctcCTGCATTACAGTCCAAACCCTGCACTGGTTGACTGGcatttccattttcatttttttttttttttttttttttttttggatcaagTTGATTGGTTGTTAGGTATTCAATATTGATATTGCATCTCTATGGTTGGTTGAATTCAATTTCCCATATCCTAAAACACAAATTTGAAGAGCAGAGATAGAGGGAGACATATCCAAAATTAAGATGAGTGGACTGTTGAAGTAGAACTGGAGGGTGCTTCCAAACGAAATAAACAAGGAGAAACTGCAGCCTGTGGATCAGATCTACACATTGACACGAGCCGATACAAAATACTATgttgatcttcttcttctttctccatTTCTTTTGAATGCATGTctgatataattttattttgtgcttaacgaaccattttttttttccccccattaTGAATGAGAATCTGCGTGCTTCACCACCATGGGATTTACTTACTTTACCTGGTATTTATGAATCCAGCGATATATTTGGATGACGAAAACGTGATCCACTTTCCTCAAGGTCGACAAGGATCAAGGTCAAATGATCAGAGTAAATGTCCAAAATGTGGTGACCGTGATCAATCAAGTTTTCATGGTGTGGTCTCTTCCTGCATAGattgtttcctttcttttgGAGATCATCTGTATCTCTTTGAATATGGTGTTAATCCAGCTCTCTTCCTATTCAAACTTGGAGGCCGTACGACGCTTGCTTCTAGCGATCCAGCTGAAGTTGTGCAGAACCGTGCATCTAATTTCCTCCAAATGAGTAACAATGACTCTGGTGACTACTATCGTTTCATAAACAATGGTGCAGACTTTGCGATGTATTGCAAAACAAGCTTTGTAGTGATAGATAACATAAATTTCAGCAGAAGATGGCAAACagcatttttctttgctgttacTTTAAtcactttctttctctttctgcaGCAACTAACAACTGCTACTTTTACTGGTTTGGCAGTCAGGTGTTTTGGCTTATACTGTCTTTGCAGATATG
This genomic interval carries:
- the LOC107427180 gene encoding protein LEAD-SENSITIVE 1-like isoform X2; this translates as MRICVLHHHGIYLLYLVFMNPAIYLDDENVIHFPQGRQGSRSNDQSKCPKCGDRDQSSFHGVVSSCIDCFLSFGDHLYLFEYGVNPALFLFKLGGRTTLASSDPAEVVQNRASNFLQMSNNDSGDYYRFINNGADFAMYCKTSFVVIDNINFSRRWQTAFFFAVTLITFFLFLQQLTTATFTGLAVRCFGLYCLCRYGSDIAARPNVIKVDQVQTLPDVDEKLSSAASGFRPIQSLIDLFIVLLMAYFNFWLLRRVMWSDTLQLLSETPPGVLTLACIIFFYSAVLQRRLLSNKIHKKQLKRGDHIYTWRRNSCSIYAHHGYVW
- the LOC107427180 gene encoding protein LEAD-SENSITIVE 1-like isoform X1, yielding MSGPLNKIWTVVPNEIEKEKLQPGNHIYTLTRANTKYHAIYLDDENVIHFPQGRQGSRSNDQSKCPKCGDRDQSSFHGVVSSCIDCFLSFGDHLYLFEYGVNPALFLFKLGGRTTLASSDPAEVVQNRASNFLQMSNNDSGDYYRFINNGADFAMYCKTSFVVIDNINFSRRWQTAFFFAVTLITFFLFLQQLTTATFTGLAVRCFGLYCLCRYGSDIAARPNVIKVDQVQTLPDVDEKLSSAASGFRPIQSLIDLFIVLLMAYFNFWLLRRVMWSDTLQLLSETPPGVLTLACIIFFYSAVLQRRLLSNKIHKKQLKRGDHIYTWRRNSCSIYAHHGYVW